In Pseudemcibacter aquimaris, the sequence TGTCTTCCATGCTATCCAGCAGTTTCAGATTTTTAAGAACAGCCAAACCTTGCGCGGCGAATGCCTCGTTAAGTTCCACATAATCAATATCATCCATGGACATGCCAGCGCGCTCAAGTGCTTTCATGGATGCGGGAACCGGACCAAAGCCCATGATCGATGGATCACATCCCGCCACAGCCATGCTTTTAATGCGGGCCCGTGGCGTTAATCCAAGTTCCTTTGCTTTCGCGGCGGACATCACAAGCATACCGGACGCCCCATCGGATATCGCCGATGATGTTCCTGCGGTTACCGTACCGCCTTTCGGCATAAATACGGGTCTTAATCCGGCGAGCCCTTCCATGGATGTGTCTGGTCTTATGACCTCATCATAGGTAAGCGCGATTTTGTTGCCGTCTTTATCGTGTCCCTCAACCGGGATGATTTCATTTTTCCATCTGCCTTCAAGGGTCGCTTCATGGGCAAGCCTGTGTGAACGTACACCGAAGGCATCCTGATCTTCGCGGCCGATACCGTTGATATTGGCAAGCATTTCTGCGGTCACCCCCATCATCATGGCGGCCTTGGCGGCATGTTTTGACATTTCCGGATTGATATCAACACCGTGGGTCATTTCAACATGGCCCATATGTTCCACCCCACCGATCACAAATAAATCACCATAACCGGATACGATCGATTGCGCCGCAATATGAAGCGCCGACATGGATGACCCACAAAGGCGGTTCACGGTCTGACCGGAAACGGAATGCGGCAGTCCCGCAAGTAACGCCGCATTCCGGGCGATATTAAACCCTTGCTCGAGCGTCTGATTAACGCATCCCCAGATCACGTCTTCGACCATATCGCCTTTGACTTCTGGGTTTCTTGCCAGCAATGCTTTGATAACCTCGGCTGATAATTTTTCGGCGCGAACATTTCTAAACGATCCGCCTTTTGATCTTGCCATTGCAGTACGGACACAATCCACGATCACGACTTCATTTAACGCTATGCTCATGATTTGTCTCCTTCTGCTTGGTGGTATTTTTCTTTATTTGCCGCCATTTCCTTCATTCGGTCGGTCGGATGATAAAGCGGCCCTAAATGTTCGTATTTAGCGGCCATGGCGAGGATGTTATCCATCCCGACCTGATCCATATAATGTAGCGCACCACCCCTGAATGGTGGAAAACCGATACCGTAAATAAGCGCCATGTCGGCCTCTGCCGCGCTGGCGACAATGCCTTCTTCAACGCATCTTGCGACCTCGATCAGTAACGGCAACATCATGCGTTCAATGATTTCTTGATCGTCAAATTCTTTAATATCACCGGTTACATCGCTCAATAATCCAGGGACATCTTCATCGATGATCTTTTTATCTTTGCCGCGTTTATCCAGTTCGTATTTATAGAAGCCTTTTTTGTTTTTCTGACCAAACCGTTCCAGTTCAAACATCAGATCAACGGCATTTTTTCCTTCATGGGTCATACGGTCCGGGAAACCATCGGCCATTACCGCATCCGCGTGATAGGCAGTATCAATCCCCACTACATCAAGCAGGTATGCAGGCCCCATTGGCCAGCCGAACCCTTCCATCACTTTATCCACTTGTTTGAAATCGGCCCCTTCGCTGACCAACGAGGAAAACCCGCCAAAGTAAGGGAACAACACGCGGTTCACGAAAAAGCCCGGGCAATCATTCACCACAATCGGTGTTTTACCCATTCGTTGTGCGTATGCGACCGTCTGAGCGATCGCCTCTTCACCTGTTTTTTCACCGCGGATGACCTCAACCAGTGGCATGCGGTGCACGGGGTTAAAGAAATGCATACCGCAGAATTTTTCCGGTTTCTTTAACGCCGTGGCCAGTTCCGTAATGGAGATGGTTGATGTATTTGACGTTAGGATCGCACCATCTTTCATATTTTCTTCTGTTTCAGCAAGGACGGCTTTTTTGATCTTTTCATTTTCGACGACGGCTTCAACCACAATATCAGCACGGCCAAAATCGCCGTAACTTAAGGTCGGTGTGATCTGCGTTAATGTCTTTGCCATTTTCGCCGTATCAATGCGGCCGCGTTTTAATTGACCGCTTAATAATTTCACCGCTTCATCAAGCCCAAGCTGTAATGCATCTTCGTTGATGTCTTTCATCAATATCGGCGTGCCTTTTGATGCCGACTGATAGGCAACACCACCGCCCATGATACCCGCACCAAGTACGGCTGCCATATTCACAGGTTCTGCGTTTTTCGTGTATTTTTTGGAAACGCGTTTCACGATCTGATCATTTAAAAACAGGCTAACAAGTGACGTACAGACATCGGTTTTAGCAAGTTTTGCGAAGCCGCGTACTTCTTGCTCAATCGCGCCGGCACGGTCCATGGTCACGGATTTTTTCATGGTTTTTAAGGCTTGCATCGGTGCCGGGTAATGTGGCCCTGCCTTTCCGGCGATGACACCTTTCGCGCTTTCGAACGCCATCATATGTTCAACGTGATTAAGCTTCACGGGCGTTTGTTTTTCCGTGCGTCTTGCCTGATAATCAAAATCACCCGCGTTACACTTGTTAATGAGATCAATGGCACTTGATAGTAATTGGTCCTTTTCCACCACTGCGTCAACAGCGCCTTCTTTTAATGCTTTTTCCGCGTCATTATTGCCGCCCGCGCAAATCCATTCATTGGCGTTATCAACACCGATTAATCGCGGCAGTCTAACCGTGCCACCCCAACCAGGGTTAAGGCCAAGCTTTACTTCCGGTAATCCGATTTTTGCGTCCGGGGTCATAATACGGTAATCGGTCGCAAGACATAATTCCATGCCCCCACCAACAGCAATGCCGTTAATGGCCGTAACCGTCGGACATGGCAGGTCTTCTACCGCATTAAAATAATCATGATGTTTTAAGATATGGTCATAGACCTCTTCTTCCGTATGAGAGAACATTTGAATGAATTCAGTAATATCAGCACCAACAATGAATGTATCTTTCGCGCTTGTGAAAACCGCCCCTTTAATGCCTTCGATTTTGGCGACTGCCGCAACGGTATCTCGTAATTCTTCGAGTGCAGCCTGATCAAATTTATTGATTTTATCGTCTTTGCGGTCAAAAACGATTTCATAAATATCGTTTCCGGCGTCCTTCACTTGGATAAATTGCCCTTGCGGAAGCATGGTGCATCTCTCCTTCTTTGCTGATTTTTCATTTGTTATCAAATACTCTATACCTTTAATGTAATGGCATCAATATGGCCTTCAATAGTTTTATTGATATTTTTATATGTTTGTGATCATATAAAATGATGAATAAATACCCGCACATGTTTGAACCGCTTGATCTTGGTTTTACGCGTCTTAAGAACCGTATCATCATGGGTTCCATGCATACTATGCTCGAAGATATGAAGGATTTAAGCTGGCTTGCGGAATTTTATGCGGCCCGTGTTCGTGGCGGTGTTAGCTTAATCGTCACGGGTGGTTTTCCGGTAAATGAAGCATCATTTGCAGGCTTTCACGGTGCACGCGGGCTTTATGATAATAATGACATCGAAAGGCATAAACTAGTCACCGACCGCGTCCACAATGAAGGCGGCAAGGTCATCATGCAGCTTTTGCATATGGGCCGTTATGCACCAAGCCCGGAAGCGATCGCACCATCACCGATCAAATCCCCGATTATGCCGTTTGCGCCGCTCGAGCTCACCCATGAACAGATTTTAGAGCAAATTGATGATTTCGCCGTGGCAGCCGAACGCGCGAAACTGGCCGGATATGACGGCATCGAAATCATGGGATCAGAAGGATATTTCATTCATCAATTTGTTGCAAAGCGCACCAATAAAAGAACCGACCAATGGGGTGGGTCATATGAAAACCGTATCAAACTTGCCCTTGAAATCGTGAAAGCCGTGCGTGAAAAAATCGGTGATGATTTTATCTTAATGTACCGTTTTTCAATCCTAGATCTTGTTGAAGAGGGCAGCACCTTTGATGAAGCACTTATGCTTGCAAAGAAGCTTGAAAAACTGGGCATCAATATCTTAAACGGCGGCATTGGTTGGCACGAATCCCGTGTTCCGACAACCCATACCGTGGTGCCAAGGGCCGCATTCACATGGGTCACGGAAAAATTTAAAAAGCACCTGTCCGTGCCGATGGTGACATCGAACCGTATTAATAAACCGGAAATTGCCGAACAGGTTTTGGCGGATGGCCATGCCGATCTGGTTTCTTTGGCCCGCCCCATGCTCGCCGATCCAGAATTCGTTAATAAAGCAGCAGATGGCCGCGAAGACGAGATAAACATTTGTATCGGCTGTAATCAGGCCTGCCTTGAACACACATTAACCGGCAAACCGGTAAGTTGCCTCGTTAACCCGCTTGCTTGTGCGGAAAGTTATTTGAAAATCACCCCCACCGAAACACCCAAAAACATTGCCGTTGTGGGTGCTGGTCCCGGCGGGATGGCTTTTGCCGTTTATGCCGCCATGCGTGGGCATCATGTCACCTTATTTGATAAAGCGGATAAAATTGGCGGGCAATTAAACATGGCCAAGAAAGTGCCCGGCAAAGAAGAATTCTATGACATGATCAAATATTATGAACGTCAACTGGAAATTCATAATGTCGACGTCAAACTAGGCACCCATATCGATGGTGAGGTGATCAAAAATGGTGATTTTAACGAGATCATTTTGGCGACGGGTGTTAAGCCGCGCATACCCGACATTCCCGGATTGGATCATGAAAAGGTACTTACCTATATCGATGTGTTAAATGGCACGCATGTGGGTGATAAGATTGCCATCATTGGCGCAGGCGGTATCGGTTTTGATGTCGCGGAATTTTTAAGTCATTCTGGTGAACGCACCAGTCAAAATATTGGTGCATATATGAAAGCATGGGGCGTGGATATGGCACTTGATGCCCGCGGCGGCATCGAAGGGGTTGAAGCAAAATTTCCAAAATCGAAAAGGGAAATATACCTATTGCAACGTAGTGAAACTGGCGTTGGTAAAAAGCTTGCAAAAACGGTCGGCTGGATCCACCGCACGGAACTTAAGAAAAAAGGCGTTCATATGGTTCCGGGCTGCGAATATCAAAAAATTAATGATGATGGATTGCATGTAACAATGAATGGCGAACAACAGATACTGGATGTTGATCATATCATCATTTGCGCGGGCCAAGAGCCGGAACGGTCACTTCAAAATGACAATCCCGATTTAAATGTTCATTTAATCGGTGGCGCCGATGTGGCCGCAGAACTTGATGCCAAACGCGCCATCAATCAAGCATGCAAACTTGCGTTAGAGATTTAAGCTACATTATATTTCGCGGTATTGTAATGGTCGCCTTGGTACCAACACCAACTTCGCTGGATAATTCAAATGTACCACCATGAAGTTCGGTTAATTGTTGCACAATCGGAAGCCCTAAACCCGTGCCACCTTCGTTTGATATGCGGACATCTTTATCTTGTTCAAACGGCCTTAATACTCTTTCAAGCTTGTCTTCTGGAATACCAATACCAGTATCAACGACCTCTATCAAAATTACATTACCGTTGGATGACGTAA encodes:
- the fadA gene encoding acetyl-CoA C-acyltransferase FadA, which gives rise to MSIALNEVVIVDCVRTAMARSKGGSFRNVRAEKLSAEVIKALLARNPEVKGDMVEDVIWGCVNQTLEQGFNIARNAALLAGLPHSVSGQTVNRLCGSSMSALHIAAQSIVSGYGDLFVIGGVEHMGHVEMTHGVDINPEMSKHAAKAAMMMGVTAEMLANINGIGREDQDAFGVRSHRLAHEATLEGRWKNEIIPVEGHDKDGNKIALTYDEVIRPDTSMEGLAGLRPVFMPKGGTVTAGTSSAISDGASGMLVMSAAKAKELGLTPRARIKSMAVAGCDPSIMGFGPVPASMKALERAGMSMDDIDYVELNEAFAAQGLAVLKNLKLLDSMEDKVNMNGGAIALGHPLGCSGARITTTLLNVLEGRDGTTGLATMCIGMGMGISTIIERV
- the fadB gene encoding fatty acid oxidation complex subunit alpha FadB, whose amino-acid sequence is MLPQGQFIQVKDAGNDIYEIVFDRKDDKINKFDQAALEELRDTVAAVAKIEGIKGAVFTSAKDTFIVGADITEFIQMFSHTEEEVYDHILKHHDYFNAVEDLPCPTVTAINGIAVGGGMELCLATDYRIMTPDAKIGLPEVKLGLNPGWGGTVRLPRLIGVDNANEWICAGGNNDAEKALKEGAVDAVVEKDQLLSSAIDLINKCNAGDFDYQARRTEKQTPVKLNHVEHMMAFESAKGVIAGKAGPHYPAPMQALKTMKKSVTMDRAGAIEQEVRGFAKLAKTDVCTSLVSLFLNDQIVKRVSKKYTKNAEPVNMAAVLGAGIMGGGVAYQSASKGTPILMKDINEDALQLGLDEAVKLLSGQLKRGRIDTAKMAKTLTQITPTLSYGDFGRADIVVEAVVENEKIKKAVLAETEENMKDGAILTSNTSTISITELATALKKPEKFCGMHFFNPVHRMPLVEVIRGEKTGEEAIAQTVAYAQRMGKTPIVVNDCPGFFVNRVLFPYFGGFSSLVSEGADFKQVDKVMEGFGWPMGPAYLLDVVGIDTAYHADAVMADGFPDRMTHEGKNAVDLMFELERFGQKNKKGFYKYELDKRGKDKKIIDEDVPGLLSDVTGDIKEFDDQEIIERMMLPLLIEVARCVEEGIVASAAEADMALIYGIGFPPFRGGALHYMDQVGMDNILAMAAKYEHLGPLYHPTDRMKEMAANKEKYHQAEGDKS
- a CDS encoding FAD-dependent oxidoreductase, translated to MMNKYPHMFEPLDLGFTRLKNRIIMGSMHTMLEDMKDLSWLAEFYAARVRGGVSLIVTGGFPVNEASFAGFHGARGLYDNNDIERHKLVTDRVHNEGGKVIMQLLHMGRYAPSPEAIAPSPIKSPIMPFAPLELTHEQILEQIDDFAVAAERAKLAGYDGIEIMGSEGYFIHQFVAKRTNKRTDQWGGSYENRIKLALEIVKAVREKIGDDFILMYRFSILDLVEEGSTFDEALMLAKKLEKLGINILNGGIGWHESRVPTTHTVVPRAAFTWVTEKFKKHLSVPMVTSNRINKPEIAEQVLADGHADLVSLARPMLADPEFVNKAADGREDEINICIGCNQACLEHTLTGKPVSCLVNPLACAESYLKITPTETPKNIAVVGAGPGGMAFAVYAAMRGHHVTLFDKADKIGGQLNMAKKVPGKEEFYDMIKYYERQLEIHNVDVKLGTHIDGEVIKNGDFNEIILATGVKPRIPDIPGLDHEKVLTYIDVLNGTHVGDKIAIIGAGGIGFDVAEFLSHSGERTSQNIGAYMKAWGVDMALDARGGIEGVEAKFPKSKREIYLLQRSETGVGKKLAKTVGWIHRTELKKKGVHMVPGCEYQKINDDGLHVTMNGEQQILDVDHIIICAGQEPERSLQNDNPDLNVHLIGGADVAAELDAKRAINQACKLALEI